DNA from Phaeodactylum tricornutum CCAP 1055/1 chromosome 30, whole genome shotgun sequence:
CGTCGCTCAACTATGGCACCACCTTGTGGGAAGGATTGAAAGCGTACCGCGTCAACAACCTCAAGGCCGTCGTGTTCCGTCCCGAACAGAACTATGCGCGTATGCGGGCGGGGGCACACGAAATGTGTCTACCCATGCCGAGTAAGCGTTTGTTTCTCCGAGCGGTGCAGCTCGCTGTCCAGGAAAACGCGCACTTGCTGCCTCCCGTTGGTGACGGCATGAAGCTTTACGTCCGCCTCATGCTCCTGGGATCCGGACAACAGCTTGGACTCTACCCAGAGTagttagggttagggttagggttagggttagggttagggttagggttagggttagggttagggttagggttagggttagggttagggttaggg
Protein-coding regions in this window:
- a CDS encoding predicted protein, with the translated sequence MCAEDLLHLTTTTDWSEEEKFLQELESSVFLYQDRPLPLTPATTSLNYGTTLWEGLKAYRVNNLKAVVFRPEQNYARMRAGAHEMCLPMPSKRLFLRAVQLAVQENAHLLPPVGDGMKLYVRLMLLGSGQQLGLYPE